In Aspergillus nidulans FGSC A4 chromosome IV, a single window of DNA contains:
- a CDS encoding ankyrin repeat domain-containing protein (transcript_id=CADANIAT00000302) — protein MSFNNFDITANEFEHACETGDAAFIADILDSRTSPRIDQRKPLMAAILNNHVEIVRLLLSRGEPDECLAVTADERALSLEASDITGSLQFAAMHGKIDVVEALLRMGIAVNCVDRAGRTALGFAARAGKIDVVRLLVEAGASLTKVDKEGMTALDHAAAAVEIEIIDFIRGEMRKGKAKV, from the coding sequence CAATAACTTTGACATCACAGCCAACGAATTCGAGCACGCCTGCGAAACCGGTGATGCCGCCTTTATAGCTGACATCCTTGACTCCCGCACCAGTCCACGAATCGACCAGCGCAAGCCGCTCATGGCTGCTATACTCAACAACCACGTCGAGATCGTCAGGCTCCTGCTGAGCCGCGGTGAACCAGACGAGTGTCTTGCTGTCACAGCGGATGAACGAGCATTATCGCTGGAAGCGTCTGATATCACTGGCAGCCTGCAGTTTGCGGCGATGCATGGAAAGATAGACGTTGTTGAAGCGTTGCTAAGGATGGGAATCGCCGTCAATTGTGTTGACAGGGCTGGACGGACCGCGCTAGGGTTCGCGGCGAGGGCCGGCAAAATCGACGTTGTCAGATTGCTTGTTGAGGCTGGGGCTAGTTTGACCAAAGTCGATAAGGAGGGGATGACGGCATTAGAccatgctgcggctgcagtGGAGATCGAAATTATTGACTTTATAAGGGGGGAGATGAGAAAGGGCAAGGCAAAGGTCTAG